The Halarchaeum grantii genome contains a region encoding:
- a CDS encoding DUF4129 domain-containing protein yields MHRALRALLVVGVCLLALGLAAATITDPTTTGVGGNGGSGGLGGGGVLGSEQNASGASGGGPPPIPVGTCVPALLTWQFKLGVLLATLLVGALLVYRYDWLTLVAVYGVLLLPGLVAYALLTNCGPLDYPTQQPPPVSTNVSSTPLPFTGNGSGGGGAVGAVSTPPALALLLVGAVLVLAVLLLRASGDTDATAGSDDPATTDDDAPDEETLTDVGRAAGAAADRIDDAGTDAENEVYRAWREMTALLDVPNPESSTPEEFAAAARDAGMAAEHVDTLTELFNDVRYGGAAVDDERARRARDALRAIEAAYGDDGGDGA; encoded by the coding sequence GTGCACCGCGCCCTTCGCGCCCTCCTCGTCGTCGGGGTCTGCCTGCTCGCGCTCGGGCTGGCCGCGGCGACCATCACCGACCCGACCACCACCGGCGTCGGCGGCAACGGCGGCAGTGGCGGTCTCGGTGGCGGTGGCGTCCTCGGCAGCGAGCAGAACGCGAGCGGTGCGTCCGGCGGCGGCCCGCCGCCGATTCCGGTCGGGACGTGCGTCCCCGCGCTCCTCACGTGGCAGTTCAAACTCGGCGTCCTCCTCGCCACGCTCCTCGTCGGCGCGCTCCTCGTCTATCGCTACGACTGGCTGACGCTGGTCGCCGTCTACGGCGTCCTCCTCCTCCCCGGCCTCGTCGCCTACGCGCTCCTCACGAACTGCGGCCCGCTCGACTACCCCACGCAGCAACCGCCGCCCGTCTCGACGAACGTCTCCAGCACCCCGCTCCCCTTCACCGGGAACGGCTCCGGCGGCGGCGGGGCCGTCGGCGCCGTCAGCACGCCGCCCGCGCTCGCGCTCCTCCTCGTCGGTGCCGTCCTCGTGCTCGCCGTCCTCCTCCTCCGCGCCAGCGGCGACACCGACGCGACCGCCGGGTCGGACGACCCCGCGACCACCGACGACGACGCGCCCGACGAGGAGACGCTCACGGACGTCGGCCGCGCCGCCGGCGCGGCCGCCGACCGCATCGACGACGCCGGCACCGACGCCGAGAACGAGGTCTACCGCGCGTGGCGCGAGATGACCGCCCTGCTCGACGTCCCCAACCCCGAGTCGAGCACGCCCGAGGAGTTCGCGGCCGCCGCCCGCGACGCCGGCATGGCCGCCGAACACGTCGACACCCTCACCGAGCTGTTCAACGACGTCCGCTACGGCGGCGCGGCGGTCGACGACGAGCGTGCTCGGCGCGCCCGCGACGCGCTGCGCGCCATCGAGGCCGCCTACGGCGACGACGGGGGTGATGGGGCGTGA
- the mnhG gene encoding monovalent cation/H(+) antiporter subunit G has product MIQTAITAATEGASEAAHAGPSDLRLAVVAALVLVGTFFLIVGTVGLWRFPDIYNRMHATSKATTLGAASMFLAGFVRFGPFDAGLTSLVGIVFLFATAPTGAHLISLAARRLGVAMYENPDGFRASPSDADDSDD; this is encoded by the coding sequence ATGATTCAGACCGCCATCACCGCCGCGACCGAGGGAGCGAGCGAGGCCGCACACGCCGGCCCCTCGGACCTCCGGCTCGCCGTCGTCGCCGCGCTCGTGCTCGTCGGAACGTTCTTCCTCATCGTCGGGACCGTCGGCCTCTGGCGCTTCCCCGACATCTACAACCGGATGCACGCCACGTCGAAGGCGACGACGCTCGGCGCCGCGTCGATGTTCCTCGCGGGCTTCGTCCGCTTCGGACCGTTCGACGCCGGCCTCACCTCGCTCGTCGGCATCGTCTTCCTCTTCGCCACCGCGCCGACCGGCGCGCACCTCATCTCGCTCGCCGCGCGGAGACTCGGCGTCGCGATGTACGAGAACCCGGACGGCTTCCGCGCGTCTCCCTCCGACGCCGACGACTCGGACGACTGA
- a CDS encoding monovalent cation/H+ antiporter complex subunit F: MSSVETVYYAVLTFGTVVAALATLACAVRVVVGPTVPDRTVALDAIGTCVVAIVVLHAIEVEQSFFVLVGVMLAIVGFVTTVVAAKYLTEGDIIE; this comes from the coding sequence ATGAGTAGCGTCGAGACCGTCTACTACGCGGTGCTCACGTTCGGAACCGTCGTCGCGGCGCTCGCGACGCTCGCGTGCGCGGTGCGCGTCGTCGTCGGGCCGACCGTCCCCGACCGCACCGTCGCGCTCGACGCCATCGGGACGTGCGTCGTCGCGATCGTCGTCCTGCACGCCATCGAGGTCGAGCAGTCCTTCTTCGTCCTCGTCGGCGTCATGCTCGCCATCGTCGGGTTCGTCACGACCGTCGTCGCCGCGAAATACCTCACCGAGGGTGACATCATCGAATGA
- a CDS encoding Na+/H+ antiporter subunit E encodes MRDVPRWVTAGFALAVVWIFVAETPGTPRAVAANLVIGLALSLPVAYVFRALFPGRSDLSRTTAVVPAVARYVGTFVYELLTANVEVAKRVLAPSMPLDPGVVVIPLRVESDAAVTVIANSITLTPGTLTMDYDGDANALHVHAVDAADLDGLVEPVRRWERYALVIFDEDADPDAPAPAPSRLEVSDDE; translated from the coding sequence GTGAGGGACGTCCCGCGCTGGGTGACCGCCGGGTTCGCGCTCGCCGTCGTCTGGATATTCGTCGCGGAGACGCCGGGCACGCCGCGCGCGGTCGCCGCCAACCTCGTGATCGGCCTCGCGCTCTCCCTGCCGGTCGCCTACGTCTTCCGCGCGCTCTTTCCCGGCCGGAGCGACCTCTCGCGCACGACGGCGGTCGTCCCGGCGGTCGCCCGCTACGTCGGGACGTTCGTCTACGAGCTCCTCACGGCGAACGTCGAGGTCGCCAAGCGCGTGCTCGCGCCGTCGATGCCGCTCGACCCCGGCGTCGTCGTCATCCCGCTCCGCGTCGAGTCCGACGCCGCCGTCACCGTCATCGCCAACTCCATCACGCTCACGCCCGGAACGCTCACCATGGACTACGACGGCGACGCGAACGCGCTCCACGTCCACGCCGTCGACGCCGCCGATCTCGATGGTCTCGTCGAACCGGTGCGGCGCTGGGAGCGCTACGCGCTCGTCATCTTCGACGAGGACGCTGACCCCGACGCGCCCGCGCCCGCGCCCTCGCGCCTGGAGGTGAGCGACGATGAGTAG